The following coding sequences lie in one Arachis stenosperma cultivar V10309 chromosome 5, arast.V10309.gnm1.PFL2, whole genome shotgun sequence genomic window:
- the LOC130982230 gene encoding nucleobase-ascorbate transporter 6: MAGGGGGKSDEPQPHPPKDQLPNISYCITSPPPWPEAILLGFQHFLVMLGTTVLIPTALVPQMGGGNEEKAKVIQTLLFVAGINTLLQTLFGTRLPAVIGGSYTFVPTTISIILAGRFSGEPDPIEKFKRIMRAIQGALIVASTLQIVLGFSGLWRNVARFLSPLSAVPLVSLVGFGLYELGFPGVAKCVEIGLPELVLLVFVSQYVPHVLGSGKHIFDRFAVIFTVVIVWVYAHILTVGGAYNNAAPKTQLSCRTDRAGLINAAPWIRVPYPFQWGAPSFDAGEAFAMMMAAFVALVESSGAFIAVYRYASATPLPPSILSRGIGWQGVGILLSGLFGTVNGSSVSVENAGLLALTKVGSRRVVQISAGFMIFFSILGKFGAVFASIPPPIVAALYCLFFAYVGAGGISFLQFCNLNSFRTKFILGFSVFLGLSVPQYFNEYTAINGFGPVHTGARWFNDIINVPFQSKPFVAGVVAYFLDNTLHKRDGAIRKDRGKHWWDKYRSFKGDSRSEEFYSLPFNLNKYFPSV, encoded by the exons ATGgcaggaggaggaggaggaaaatCAGATGAGCCACAACCACATCCACCCAAGGATCAGTTACCAAATATCTCTTACTGCATTACTAGTCCACCTCCATGGC CTGAGGCCATACTTCTTGGTTTTCAACATTTTCTTGTGATGCTTGGAACAACTGTGCTTATTCCCACTGCTCTTGTCCCTCAAATGGGAGGTGGCAAT GAGGAGAAGGCAAAAGTGATCCAAACATTACTATTTGTAGCTGGTATTAACACATTGTTGCAAACACTGTTTGGAACTCGACTACCTGCAGTCATAGGAGGATCTTATACCTTTGTTCCAACCACAATCTCGATTATTCTTGCCGGTCGATTCAGTGGTGAACCAGATCCCATAGAG AAATTCAAGAGAATAATGCGGGCAATCCAGGGTGCTCTTATTGTTGCTTCAACACTTCAAATAGTACTAGGCTTTAGTGGCCTCTGGCGTAACGTTGCGAG GTTCTTAAGTCCTCTTTCGGCTGTTCCTTTGGTATCTCTGGTTGGTTTCGGCTTGTACGAGTTAGGATTTCCTGGG GTTGCTAAATGTGTTGAGATTGGACTGCCAGAACTTGTATTGCTAGTATTTGTCTCACAG TATGTGCCCCATGTGTTAGGTTCCGGGAAGCATATCTTCGACCGTTTCGCAGTCATTTTTACAGTTGTAATTGTGTGGGTATATGCTCATATACTCACCGTCGGAGGGGCCTATAACAATGCCGCACCCAAAACACAGTTGTCCTGCCGCACCGACCGTGCTGGACTTATTAATGCAGCTCCTTG GATAAGAGTTCCATATCCCTTCCAATGGGGAGCACCTTCGTTTGATGCAGGAGAAGCCTTTGCCATGATGATGGCCGCTTTCGTTGCTCTTGTAGAG TCCAGTGGAGCTTTTATTGCTGTATATAGGTATGCCAGTGCAACTCCTTTACCTCCCTCTATTCTCAGTAGGGGTATCGGTTGGCAG GGAGTTGGCATTCTGTTATCGGGATTGTTCGGAACTGTGAACGGATCCTCAGTATCTGT AGAAAATGCAGGCCTTTTGGCTTTGACCAAAGTTGGAAGCAGAAGAGTTGTGCAAATATCTGCCGGATTTatgattttcttttcaataCTTG GGAAATTTGGAGCGGTTTTCGCATCCATCCCGCCTCCCATTGTTGCTGCTCTTTACTGCTTGTTCTTTGCTTATGTCG gtgCTGGGGGTATAAGTTTCCTTCAGTTCTGCAATCTCAACAGTTTTAGGACAAAGTTCATACTAGGCTTCTCTGTGTTCCTTGGCTTGTCAGTGCCTCAGTACTTCAATGAGTACACAGCAATTAATGGTTTTGGACCAGTCCACACTGGTGCCAGATGG TTCAATGATATAATAAATGTGCCATTCCAATCAAAGCCATTTGTTGCGGGTGTTGTGGCATATTTCCTAGACAACACACTACACAAGAGAGACGGTGCTATAAGAAAAGACAGAGGAAAACATTGGTGGGACAAGTATAGGTCTTTCAAGGGTGACTCCAGAAGTGAGGAGTTTTATTCACTTCCTTTCAATCTAAACAAGTACTTCCCATctgtttaa